The Dehalogenimonas sp. THU2 genome has a window encoding:
- a CDS encoding prenyltransferase, with product MRALTSPAAVPFNYWVQAARLKFLPQGVLPVTIGGAAAFAAGVFNSAHFIIAFLAAAAVQIGLTMFNDTLDFKYGTDRCTIDAKNPFSGGSGVLASGCIKPRQAMTVIVGLYLAALVAAIYFAVTVGVWSLGLAGVGAAISILYSAKPFRLAYRGLGELAMLMGYGPVITGWSYYVHTGSLTPEILLIGLIPGLSMWTMIIINEIPDYAEDRAAEKRNLTYRLGQQRAKNLFIISLGAIYVYIAVLIGTSVLPPAAALAFAGIPLAFSAAKAAHRHYLDPIKVAGANKYMVMVYSVTNLTVALGFLLR from the coding sequence TTGAGAGCGCTTACTAGCCCGGCGGCTGTACCTTTCAATTACTGGGTGCAGGCGGCGCGTCTGAAATTCCTGCCCCAGGGCGTCTTACCGGTAACCATCGGTGGGGCCGCGGCTTTTGCTGCCGGCGTTTTCAATTCGGCACATTTCATCATCGCTTTCCTGGCTGCCGCGGCGGTGCAGATCGGCTTGACCATGTTCAACGACACGTTGGACTTCAAATATGGCACTGACCGCTGCACAATCGATGCCAAGAATCCGTTTTCCGGCGGGTCGGGAGTGCTGGCCTCCGGCTGTATTAAGCCCAGGCAGGCCATGACGGTCATCGTCGGACTATATTTGGCGGCGCTTGTTGCCGCAATCTATTTTGCTGTTACCGTCGGTGTTTGGAGCCTGGGACTGGCCGGCGTCGGCGCCGCTATTTCCATCCTGTATTCCGCCAAACCTTTCCGCCTGGCCTATCGGGGGCTGGGGGAACTGGCGATGCTTATGGGTTACGGCCCGGTGATCACCGGCTGGAGCTATTACGTTCATACCGGCAGTCTTACACCCGAGATCTTGTTAATCGGCCTCATACCCGGCCTTTCGATGTGGACGATGATCATTATCAACGAGATTCCCGATTATGCCGAAGACCGGGCTGCTGAAAAACGCAACCTGACCTACCGCCTGGGGCAACAACGGGCTAAGAACCTGTTCATCATTTCGCTCGGTGCTATCTATGTTTATATCGCGGTGCTTATCGGCACCTCGGTACTGCCACCGGCAGCGGCATTAGCTTTTGCGGGGATTCCGCTGGCATTTTCAGCGGCAAAAGCCGCGCATCGGCACTATCTTGACCCCATCAAGGTCGCCGGTGCCAACAAGTATATGGTCATGGTTTACTCGGTCACTAATTTGACTGTGGCGCTCGGGTTTTTGTTAAGATGA
- a CDS encoding iron-containing alcohol dehydrogenase translates to MTELKTLQYDIGGGRYRPIYIGRGIIDHLAECARTLDADKFFIITDDNVAGVYLDEVKAQLEQVAETHAFVFPAGEQSKTLSTLESLGAKVLDARATKSSVIVCLGGGVVGNLGGLLSALLFRGIRFFHVPTTMVAQIDSAIGQKQAVNYKRGKNLFGQYYPPEFVFIDFAFLRKLPERQIRAGLAESVKHGLCQEETFFEFIGRCAPNFSWEDIEYISAHTIELKLELLIIDPYEGKLDPQLELGHTVGHALEIRKNGQLLHGEAIAIGMTVEAKISAALGFMSPELAARIEAIFQKIGLPTRIPADISIDEILETLTFDNKRRTAINDFFLLEAFGCFHKENGKIACKVPESLLRGVLESAY, encoded by the coding sequence ATGACTGAACTTAAAACTCTGCAATACGATATCGGTGGCGGACGCTACCGCCCCATTTATATCGGCCGGGGTATTATCGATCACCTTGCGGAGTGCGCCCGGACACTTGACGCCGATAAGTTCTTCATTATCACCGATGACAATGTTGCCGGCGTGTATCTAGACGAGGTCAAAGCCCAGCTTGAGCAGGTCGCCGAAACTCATGCGTTCGTGTTTCCTGCCGGGGAGCAGTCCAAGACCCTCTCGACCCTCGAATCGCTCGGCGCCAAGGTCCTAGATGCCCGGGCTACTAAATCCAGCGTCATAGTCTGCCTCGGCGGCGGCGTCGTCGGCAACCTGGGCGGCTTGCTATCGGCGCTTCTTTTCCGCGGTATCCGTTTCTTTCATGTTCCCACCACTATGGTAGCCCAGATCGATTCGGCTATCGGCCAGAAGCAAGCGGTCAATTACAAACGGGGCAAGAATCTCTTCGGTCAGTATTACCCGCCGGAATTCGTCTTTATCGACTTCGCCTTCCTCAGGAAACTGCCGGAGCGTCAGATCAGAGCCGGTCTCGCTGAATCGGTCAAGCACGGCCTTTGCCAGGAAGAAACCTTTTTTGAGTTCATTGGTCGTTGCGCACCGAATTTTTCCTGGGAAGACATCGAATATATCTCTGCTCATACCATCGAACTTAAATTGGAGTTACTGATCATCGATCCTTACGAGGGTAAGCTCGACCCGCAACTGGAACTGGGGCACACCGTCGGTCATGCCCTGGAGATCCGCAAGAACGGGCAACTGCTGCACGGTGAAGCCATCGCTATCGGTATGACCGTCGAAGCCAAGATCTCTGCGGCGCTGGGTTTCATGTCGCCGGAGCTGGCGGCCCGAATCGAAGCCATTTTCCAAAAGATCGGCCTGCCGACCCGTATCCCAGCCGATATCTCTATCGACGAGATTTTGGAGACTCTGACCTTTGACAACAAGCGGCGCACTGCCATCAACGACTTCTTCCTTTTGGAAGCGTTCGGCTGTTTCCACAAGGAGAACGGCAAGATCGCTTGCAAGGTGCCGGAGTCACTGTTGAGGGGAGTCCTTGAGAGCGCTTACTAG
- a CDS encoding class I SAM-dependent methyltransferase: MDQHLKDPGFDSEAARKRKAYMLELFGYQAPKYDLHDDIIGMGIHRRWVKDVLKVIGHFKQGKEKLKMLDLACGTGFVTFNTTRHFPDIEIDAFDLVPEMVGVAKKRQAKSFSDRKIDFWVGDSEVPYGENKYDVITTCFAFRNFANKNLAAKNVYAALKPGGMFIIQDMTKPEKQPLRGLYLFALKYMLPVAGKILGTAKGSPRYLYNSVMLLPKNTDIARILTDNGFADVWHRYQSGGMGTVVVGYKK; this comes from the coding sequence ATGGATCAACACCTTAAGGACCCGGGCTTCGACTCTGAGGCCGCTCGTAAACGCAAGGCCTACATGCTGGAGCTTTTCGGCTACCAGGCACCGAAATATGACCTTCATGATGACATCATCGGTATGGGCATCCACCGCCGCTGGGTTAAAGACGTGCTCAAGGTCATCGGGCATTTCAAGCAGGGTAAGGAAAAGCTGAAAATGCTGGACCTAGCCTGCGGCACTGGATTCGTCACCTTTAATACCACCAGGCACTTTCCGGATATCGAGATCGATGCCTTCGACCTGGTGCCGGAGATGGTCGGAGTCGCCAAGAAACGCCAGGCAAAAAGTTTCAGCGACCGGAAGATCGATTTCTGGGTCGGCGATTCCGAGGTTCCTTACGGCGAGAACAAGTACGACGTGATTACCACTTGCTTCGCTTTCCGTAATTTTGCCAATAAAAACCTGGCGGCGAAGAATGTCTACGCAGCCCTTAAACCCGGCGGAATGTTTATCATCCAGGATATGACCAAGCCGGAAAAACAACCGCTGCGCGGGTTATACCTTTTTGCCCTGAAATATATGCTGCCTGTCGCCGGCAAGATACTAGGTACGGCTAAAGGTTCACCCCGCTATCTCTATAATTCGGTGATGCTGTTGCCCAAGAACACGGATATCGCCCGCATACTGACCGATAATGGTTTTGCAGATGTATGGCACCGTTATCAGAGCGGCGGCATGGGAACCGTTGTGGTGGGTTATAAGAAATGA
- a CDS encoding class I SAM-dependent methyltransferase codes for METIAPVKDPGFDSEEAKKRKKYMVDLFVVQAKNYDLHDDIYGFYAHRFWVRTMVKIVERFMKGKKRADMLDMGCGTGFVTYNVARKMPNIDIDSFDLSPDMIKVAKQRYDKGFKGRKIKFWVADAEVPFGDRKYDIVTTSFAYRNFANKHLATKNVFNALKPGGIFIIQDLTKPERHPMKGLYAFYMKFILPIFARILGTEKSAAGWLKKSTDMMPTNAQIQKILEANGMVNCYHKSLSGGIACIIVGFKPGA; via the coding sequence ATGGAAACAATAGCGCCGGTGAAAGATCCGGGATTCGATTCGGAAGAAGCTAAAAAACGGAAAAAGTACATGGTAGACCTGTTCGTGGTACAGGCAAAGAATTATGATCTCCACGATGATATATATGGCTTCTACGCTCATCGTTTCTGGGTGCGCACCATGGTCAAGATCGTCGAGCGGTTCATGAAGGGCAAGAAGCGCGCCGATATGCTGGACATGGGCTGCGGTACCGGCTTTGTCACCTATAACGTTGCCCGGAAGATGCCGAATATCGATATCGACTCTTTCGACCTGTCGCCAGACATGATCAAGGTGGCCAAACAGCGCTATGATAAGGGGTTCAAAGGCCGCAAGATCAAGTTCTGGGTGGCCGATGCCGAGGTTCCCTTCGGTGACAGAAAATACGACATCGTGACCACTTCCTTCGCCTATCGCAACTTCGCCAACAAGCACCTGGCCACCAAGAATGTATTCAATGCCCTCAAGCCTGGCGGCATCTTCATCATCCAGGATCTGACCAAACCCGAACGGCATCCGATGAAGGGCCTGTACGCTTTTTACATGAAGTTTATTCTCCCTATCTTCGCCAGGATCCTGGGTACCGAGAAATCCGCGGCGGGCTGGCTCAAAAAGAGTACCGACATGATGCCCACCAACGCCCAGATCCAGAAAATACTGGAAGCCAACGGTATGGTCAACTGCTATCATAAGAGCCTCTCCGGTGGTATTGCCTGTATCATCGTCGGCTTTAAGCCGGGGGCTTAA
- a CDS encoding NAD(P)H-dependent glycerol-3-phosphate dehydrogenase, translated as MAKVAVIGATTWGITLAAVLARKDAGIRILARTEDEAFLVGQSVFKTPKLPDKFVLPQSIKVTADANEAVHDADAIILAVPSQAMRHNLKLIAPYLNKRTLIISAAKGLEIATGKRMSQVIAEETKKEHHDNICVLSGPNLAWEILAGRPAVTVIAAEKESRARRGVKMVTVPDFCAFTNTDVVGVELGGALKNIIALGAGIVDGLGYGDNTKAALMTRGLTEITALGTALGANPLTLSGLAGQGDLIATCSSNLSRNHQVGVRLTRGESLKDIEATMNGIAEGVSTTLVAWNLAQKLGIEMPITERLYQVLYQGEDVRVAVKDLMAAVAGHELAGRKWGLFTLFRRRKKPEITF; from the coding sequence ATGGCTAAAGTTGCCGTTATCGGCGCTACAACCTGGGGCATCACTTTAGCTGCCGTGCTGGCCCGTAAGGACGCCGGGATTCGTATTTTAGCCCGGACCGAGGACGAGGCGTTCCTAGTCGGCCAGAGCGTTTTTAAAACCCCCAAATTGCCGGATAAATTTGTCCTGCCGCAATCCATCAAAGTCACCGCCGACGCCAATGAGGCGGTACATGACGCCGATGCCATTATCCTGGCCGTGCCCTCCCAAGCTATGCGGCATAATTTGAAGCTGATAGCCCCGTACCTCAATAAACGAACTCTCATCATATCCGCCGCCAAGGGGCTGGAGATAGCTACCGGCAAGCGAATGAGCCAGGTGATAGCCGAAGAGACTAAAAAAGAGCATCATGACAACATTTGCGTGCTTTCCGGCCCCAATCTGGCGTGGGAGATACTGGCCGGGCGACCGGCCGTGACCGTTATCGCCGCCGAGAAAGAGTCTCGGGCCCGGCGCGGTGTAAAGATGGTGACGGTGCCCGATTTCTGCGCTTTCACCAATACCGATGTGGTCGGCGTGGAACTGGGCGGAGCGCTTAAAAACATCATCGCCTTAGGCGCCGGCATTGTCGATGGCCTGGGATACGGTGATAACACTAAGGCCGCCCTGATGACCCGCGGTCTGACCGAGATCACGGCGCTGGGTACGGCCCTCGGCGCCAACCCGCTGACCCTTTCCGGTCTGGCTGGACAGGGAGATCTCATCGCCACCTGTTCCAGTAACCTCTCCCGCAACCACCAGGTCGGGGTGCGGCTGACGCGGGGGGAATCGCTCAAAGATATCGAGGCCACGATGAATGGCATCGCCGAAGGCGTGTCCACCACACTGGTAGCCTGGAACCTGGCGCAAAAACTGGGCATAGAGATGCCCATTACCGAACGCCTCTATCAGGTTCTTTATCAGGGCGAAGATGTCCGTGTCGCCGTTAAAGACTTGATGGCTGCGGTTGCGGGTCACGAGTTGGCTGGGCGCAAGTGGGGACTTTTCACTCTTTTTCGCCGCCGTAAGAAACCTGAGATTACTTTCTAA
- the plsY gene encoding glycerol-3-phosphate 1-O-acyltransferase PlsY has product MLITELIFVTIAGYLIGSIPFGYLIARRKAKIDITTQGSGRTGATNVLRTLGRKMAALVAFLDMLKGVTAVLLAGVVVGHGYMLVGDYHLGILMAQVMAALAAVIGHIYPVFNQFKGGRGVATYFGGFIALYPLAAIFGGEVFIIGVGLTGFASLGSLAGVAGAYAIMIPLSLNNGLPMEYLVYALLGSTIIIIMHRDNIQRLIAGKERRISEKAR; this is encoded by the coding sequence ATGTTAATTACCGAACTGATATTTGTGACCATCGCCGGGTACCTCATCGGCAGTATACCTTTCGGCTATCTTATTGCCCGGCGCAAAGCCAAGATCGATATCACTACTCAAGGCAGCGGCCGCACCGGCGCCACCAATGTGCTGCGCACCCTGGGACGCAAGATGGCCGCCCTGGTGGCCTTCCTGGACATGCTCAAGGGCGTGACCGCCGTGCTGCTGGCGGGCGTGGTGGTGGGCCATGGATACATGCTGGTCGGTGATTACCACCTTGGTATCCTGATGGCCCAGGTTATGGCCGCCCTGGCGGCGGTAATCGGGCATATCTACCCGGTATTCAACCAATTCAAAGGCGGCCGCGGCGTGGCCACCTATTTCGGCGGATTCATCGCTTTATACCCGCTGGCGGCGATTTTTGGCGGGGAAGTCTTCATCATCGGTGTCGGCCTGACCGGCTTCGCCTCCCTGGGTAGCCTGGCCGGGGTGGCCGGGGCCTATGCCATTATGATACCGTTGTCTTTGAACAACGGATTGCCTATGGAATACCTGGTCTATGCCTTGCTCGGTTCAACCATTATCATCATCATGCACCGTGATAATATCCAGCGTCTGATCGCCGGCAAAGAACGCAGGATCAGCGAAAAAGCCCGCTAA
- the der gene encoding ribosome biogenesis GTPase Der, translating into MNNVPSVAIVGRPNVGKSTLLNRLTGKRQAITEDLPGTTRDRLFIPLSYGGRDFMLVDTGGLAGAPEDGIARSVNDQVREAMKQASVIIFLTDAKTGITPQDEEIADEVRRSGKAVIMAVNKVDNARLSDHAVEFHSLALGEPMPVSAYHGRGAEDLLDRVVELLPPPESAVSEPERLRIAIAGRANVGKSSLLNTITGEERVIVSAIPGTTRDAIDTSIDFSTGGVVLIDTAGIRRRGKVERGIEEYSVIRSLNAIDRADVVLIVLDAGEAATAQDTHIAGYAKDNHRGLILVINKSDLLENVDMTEYDRNMAARFKFIHYARRLYVSARTGEGVDRIIPAAFEVQAERSKRIPTPELNSLVRHAMAKHAPPSIAGRTLKVLYATQVGVCPPEIVFFVNDPDLVHFTFQRFLENRLREVFGFSGTPIKFTFKGRGEKK; encoded by the coding sequence ATGAATAATGTGCCCAGTGTTGCTATCGTCGGCCGGCCTAACGTCGGCAAGTCCACTCTATTGAACCGGCTGACAGGGAAACGTCAGGCCATCACCGAGGATCTACCCGGCACGACCCGGGATCGGCTTTTCATCCCTTTGAGTTACGGCGGGCGCGATTTTATGCTGGTGGATACCGGCGGTCTGGCCGGGGCTCCGGAAGATGGTATCGCCCGGTCGGTCAACGATCAGGTGAGGGAGGCCATGAAGCAAGCCTCGGTTATTATTTTCCTCACCGACGCCAAGACCGGCATTACGCCGCAGGACGAGGAAATCGCCGATGAGGTGCGCCGCAGCGGCAAAGCGGTGATCATGGCTGTGAATAAGGTCGATAATGCGCGCTTATCTGACCATGCCGTGGAGTTTCACTCGCTGGCGCTCGGTGAGCCGATGCCGGTTTCCGCCTACCACGGCCGCGGCGCTGAAGATCTCCTCGACCGGGTGGTCGAACTCTTGCCGCCACCGGAATCCGCGGTGTCCGAACCGGAGAGGCTGCGTATCGCCATCGCCGGGCGGGCTAATGTCGGCAAATCGTCGCTCTTGAACACAATTACCGGAGAAGAACGAGTCATCGTTTCCGCCATCCCAGGCACCACCCGCGACGCCATAGATACATCTATTGACTTTAGTACTGGCGGTGTGGTACTTATAGATACCGCTGGCATCAGGCGACGGGGCAAGGTCGAACGCGGCATCGAGGAATACAGCGTTATCCGCTCTTTGAACGCCATCGATCGCGCCGACGTGGTGCTGATCGTGCTGGATGCCGGTGAAGCGGCGACCGCCCAGGACACCCATATCGCCGGATACGCCAAGGATAACCATCGGGGCCTTATACTGGTGATCAACAAGTCCGACCTTTTGGAAAATGTGGACATGACCGAATACGACAGGAACATGGCGGCGCGTTTCAAGTTCATCCACTATGCCCGGCGCCTGTACGTTTCTGCCCGAACCGGTGAAGGAGTAGACCGCATTATTCCCGCCGCCTTTGAAGTTCAGGCCGAGCGCAGTAAACGCATCCCCACTCCCGAACTCAACAGCCTGGTCCGCCACGCCATGGCCAAGCATGCCCCGCCCAGCATCGCCGGCAGAACACTCAAAGTTTTATATGCCACCCAGGTGGGCGTTTGCCCGCCGGAAATAGTCTTCTTTGTCAACGACCCCGATCTGGTTCATTTTACCTTCCAGCGCTTCCTGGAAAACCGTCTGCGCGAGGTTTTCGGCTTTTCCGGCACACCCATCAAGTTTACCTTCAAGGGCAGGGGTGAGAAAAAGTAG